The following are from one region of the Arachis duranensis cultivar V14167 chromosome 10, aradu.V14167.gnm2.J7QH, whole genome shotgun sequence genome:
- the LOC107469602 gene encoding uncharacterized protein LOC107469602, protein MKILCSLPPTLSYFQFSLFMQDPKTDSNTIIRKPWYQRAMEVTSLWKIMSKSTNNTNSALWKTTSMLSKSHQVPTSSTTNSNNYNKNKLRKCSSLKVATSFTRVCLCAPIYSYNEAFRADRVVAPRRSYSYPRSSSSKPLHSARDRISHSARISTDGRRVFRGKSLTDDVLMRRFVIEEEAMMQVRRRNQMEVIRRRSMLRRKKLGPSPLSRMVMAQDH, encoded by the exons ATGAAAATACTTTGCTCTCTTCCTCCAACTCTCTcatactttcagttctctttgtTCATGCAAGATCCAAAGACTGATTCCAACACAATAATAAG AAAGCCGTGGTATCAACGTGCAATGGAGGTCACTAGTCTATGGAAAATAATGTCCAAATCAACAAACAATACTAATTCAGCTTTATGGAAGACAACATCAATGCTATCAAAATCGCATCAAGTTCCGACATCATCCACCACCAATAGCAATAACTACAACAAgaataaactaagaaaatgcTCATCCCTTAAAGTGGCAACCTCGTTTACAAGAGTGTGCCTTTGCGCGCCTATATACTCCTACAACGAAGCCTTTAGAGCGGATCGTGTTGTTGCCCCTAGAAGAAGTTACAGCTATCCAAGATCGTCGTCCTCCAAGCCGTTACATAGCGCTCGAGACCGGATTTCGCATAGCGCGAGGATTAGTACCGACGGAAGGAGGGTGTTTAGGGGTAAATCATTAACAGATGATGTTCTTATGAGGAGGTTTGTGATTGAGGAAGAAGCAATGATGCAAGTTAGGAGAAGGAACCAAATGGAAGTAATTAGGAGGAGGAGTATGTTGAGGAGAAAGAAGCTTGGGCCTAGTCCACTTAGTAGAATGGTTATGGCACAAGATCATTGA
- the LOC107469598 gene encoding uncharacterized protein LOC107469598 produces the protein MAARYDLIKCINAGPAHKVWKLKVRVIRLWTVSQFARSGMKAPIEMVVLDEEGDTIQCTVKDIFVPIFEGLLAEGNVYVVTNFGVALNTIKFKPTRHEFRIHFKRDTIVRPVQDSSVPLNGFNFVPFKTIQSESKEDGYLVGVDRN, from the exons ATGGCAGCTAG GTATGATCTCATCAAGTGTATCAATGCTGGTCCAGCGCATAAGGTGTGGAAGCTCAAAGTACGTGTCATTAGACTTTGGACCGTTTCTCAATTTGCAAGATCTGGGATGAAGGCACCTATTGAGATGGTTGTCCTTGATGAAGAG GGAGATACAATTCAATGCACTGTAAAAGACATATTTGTTCCTATTTTCGAGGGCTTACTCGCTGAGGGCAACGTGTACGTGGTCACTAATTTTGGAGTTGCTTTGAATACCATCAAGTTCAAGCCTACTAGACACGAATTTAGGATCCATTTCAAGAGGGACACGATTGTGCGTCCGGTACAAGATTCTTCAGTTCCATTGAACGGATTTAATTTTGTTCCGTTCAAAACAATACAATCAGAGTCTAAAGAAGATGGTTATTTAGTTG GGGTGGACAGAAATTAA
- the LOC107469584 gene encoding uncharacterized protein LOC107469584 has product MVSRYCYEALDKCLGDIMRCSPTYSKDLPFGGKVVVLGGDFRQILPVIPRESRQDIVHSTVNSSYLWKFCQVLKLTKNMRLSVGTTTSDQDETEQFGEWLLVLKLTKNMRLSVGTTASDQDETEQFGEWLLKVGDGLIGDNMDGESEICLPGDIVIPSSDQAFDELVHFSYPNILENMSSKDFFKARTILAPTLDIVEEVNNHLMAIIPGGEKLYLSSDSICMDEGNMESQLDLYGSELPNSINCSGLPPHKLILKIGVPVMLLRSIDQSSGLCNGTRLQVRKLGNHVIECEVLTGNNVGHIALIPRMNMVPTNETVPVRFQRRQFPIIVSFAMTINKSQGQILSHVGLYLPRPVFTHGQLYVALSRVKSKRGLKVLLMNHVGMSANSTINVVYREVFEKIVF; this is encoded by the coding sequence ATGGTTAGTAGGTACTGCTATGAAGCGCTTGACAAATGCTTGGGTGACATCATGAGGTGTTCTCCAACATATAGCAAAGATTTGCCCtttggaggaaaagtggttGTACTAGGTGGAGACTTTAGACAAATTCTTCCTGTCATTCCACGAGAATCGAGACAAGATATCGTTCATTCAACCGTGAATTCGTCTTACCTTTGGAAGTTTTGTCAGGTGCTCAAACTAACAAAAAACATGAGACTCTCTGTAGGGACGACTACTTCAGATCAAGACGAGACAGAGCAATTTGGTGAGTGGTTATTGGTGctcaaactaacaaaaaatatgagACTCTCTGTCGGGACGACTGCTTCAGATCAAGATGAGACAGAGCAATTTGGTGAGTGGTTATTGAAAGTTGGTGATGGTCTAATAGGTGACAATATGGATGGTGAATCTGAGATATGTCTTCCAGGAGATATTGTTATTCCTTCTTCGGACCAGGCATTTGATGAGTTAGTTCATTTTTCTTATCCAAATATTCTGGAAAACATGTCCTCAAAGGATTTTTTCAAAGCAAGAACTATACTGGCTCCCACACTAGACATCGTTGAAGAGGTCAACAACCATCTGATGGCTATCATTCCTGGAGGAGAAAAATTATATCTTAGTTCGGATTCCATATGTATGGATGAAGGGAATATGGAGAGTCAACTAGATCTCTATGGTTCTGAATTACCGAATAGCATAAATTGTTCTGGTTTGCCTCCACATAAATTAATACTCAAGATTGGTGTTCCGGTGATGTTACTGAGGAGTATTGACCAATCCAGTGGTCTTTGTAATGGTACAAGGCTACAAGTTAGAAAACTTGGAAATCATGTCATAGAATGTGAAGTCTTAACGGGTAACAATGTTGGTCATATTGCTTTGATTCCAAGAATGAATATGGTACCAACAAATGAAACCGTCCCAGTTAGATTCCAACGAAGACAGTTTCCCATAATAGTATCGTTTGCCATGACAATTAATAAGTCTCAGGGACAAATTTTATCTCATGTTGGATTGTACTTGCCCAGACCAGTTTTTACACATGGCCAACTATATGTGGCACTTTCAAGAGTTAAGAGTAAGAGAGGTTTAAAAGTTTTACTTATGAATCACGTAGGAATGTCTGCAAATTCAACTATCAATGTTGTTTATAGAGAAGTCTTTGAAAAAATAGTATTCtaa